In one Serinus canaria isolate serCan28SL12 chromosome 2, serCan2020, whole genome shotgun sequence genomic region, the following are encoded:
- the UTP23 gene encoding rRNA-processing protein UTP23 homolog, with protein sequence MGVTRQKHAKKIMGFYKHNFQFREPFQVLLDGTFCQAALRNKIQIREQLPGYLDGATQLCTTRCVIKELESLGKALYGAKLIAQRFQVRNCSHHKNPVSGSTCLLSMIEDGNPHHFFIATQDQDLSKKVKRKPGIPLLFIIQNTMVLDKPSPKSLAFVQKLQTNQLVPEYQKQSIVELKEKEGLVKQEGEKRRKRKRAGGPNPLSCLKKKKKKTQEGQEPSAEKKKRRKRKRNRVKAEAMQSVQKNEGE encoded by the exons ATGGGGGTGACGAGACAGAAGCACGCGAAGAAGATCATGGGGTTCTACAAGCACAACTTCCAGTTCCGCGAGCccttccaggtgctgctggatggCACCTTCTGCCAGGCCGCGCTTCGCAACAAGATCCAGATCCGGGAGCAGCTGCCCGGGTACCTGGACGGCGCCACGCAGCTCTGCACCACGCG ATGTGTCATAAAAGAACTTGAATCACTGGGGAAAGCACTGTATGGAGCAAAATTAATTGCCCAGAGATTTCAAGTTCGAAACTGTTCTCACCATAAGAATCCTGTGAGTGGTTCAACCTGTTTACTTTCCATGATTGAAGATGGCAACCCTCATCACTTCTTTATTGCTACACAG GACCAGGACTTatcaaaaaaagtgaaaaggaagCCTGGTATTCCTCTCCTCTTTATTATTCAGAACACTATGGTGCTAGACAAACCTTCTCCTAAGTCTTTGGCATTTGTTCAAAAGTTGCAGACAAATCAGCTTGTTCCAGAGTACCAAAAACAAAGTATTGTGGagcttaaagaaaaagaaggactAGTAAAGCAAGAAggtgaaaagagaagaaaacgCAAAAGGGCAGGAGGCCCCAATCCTCTCAGctgtctgaaaaagaaaaagaagaaaacacaggagGGTCAGGAGCCTtctgctgaaaagaagaaaagaagaaaaagaaaacgaAATAGAGTTAAAGCAGAAGCCATGCAGTCAGTGCAGAAGAATGAAGGAGAATAA